Part of the Mycolicibacterium thermoresistibile genome, ATGTCAGCTTCCCGCCGCAAAGACAATCTAGTGCGGTTCGGGGCGTGTACTCGTTGCTAGGCTTTGCATAACGACGAGCGAAAGAGCGCGCATGTCCAGAATGCTAGACGCATACTCGACTCTCAACTGGGGTAAGAGCGTCGTCGAGCACCCGATGAGCGCCAAGGACCATACCGGATGGGGGATAGCCGGTACTGGCGCTGATTTCGTCACACTCATGCAGGGCATGACCGAAGCGGGTAGCGGCCTCGACCAAGGAAGACTCGCCAAGGCGGCCGCCACCCCCATCATTCGAGCAGCGCTCTTGGCGATGATGGTGATGAGCAATACCTGTGGAGTCGGTACCCCGGAGAAGGGAGACCGATTCGAAGAAGGGGCACAAGCTTTCGAGGCTGCAGGCGAGGCCCTCGGTGCGACGAAGTCGCCCGAGAGTTGGCAGGGTAAGGCGTCAAACACCTACACCGACAGGAATGACGAGCAGCGTGCGCGTGCTGAGCGCATGGCCGCCATCGATCGAACTGTGAAGGAAATCCTCGACGCGGAGGCCCATCAAGTCGATGTGGCGCGCAAGATGCTGGACCGGTGTCAGACGGTCTTGAGCCTATCTATCCCAGCCGCGATTGCCGCGAAGGCGATTCCGTTCAAAGGCCCGGCCATTTCCACCGCCATCGAGGTGGCAGCGGTTGCCGGAACTGCACCGCTGGCAAGCCTGCGATACAACGAGCTCACACGGGCCGTGATCCGCAACGCTGCGCGCATGACACAAGCTGCCGGCGAGTACAGCAGCGTTGCGTCGGCGGCGAACCCGTCCTGATCAACC contains:
- a CDS encoding EspA/EspE family type VII secretion system effector encodes the protein MSAKDHTGWGIAGTGADFVTLMQGMTEAGSGLDQGRLAKAAATPIIRAALLAMMVMSNTCGVGTPEKGDRFEEGAQAFEAAGEALGATKSPESWQGKASNTYTDRNDEQRARAERMAAIDRTVKEILDAEAHQVDVARKMLDRCQTVLSLSIPAAIAAKAIPFKGPAISTAIEVAAVAGTAPLASLRYNELTRAVIRNAARMTQAAGEYSSVASAANPS